From the Lepus europaeus isolate LE1 chromosome 12, mLepTim1.pri, whole genome shotgun sequence genome, one window contains:
- the HINT2 gene encoding adenosine 5'-monophosphoramidase HINT2 isoform X2, with translation MAAAAVLAAGVRAARRALAAAGPRGAQVRGAAGMTDGDEVAKAQQAAPGGAAPTIFSRILDRSLPADILYEDQQCLVFRDVAPQAPVHFLVIPKKPIPRISQAEEEDQQLLGHLLLVAKKTAKAEGLGDGYRLVINDGKMGAQSVYHLHIHVLGGRQLLWPPG, from the exons ATGGCGGCGGCCGCAGTGCTGGCCGCCGGGGTGCGCGCGGCGCGCCGGGCCCTGGCGGCCGCGGGGCCGCGGGGGGCGCAG GTCCGAGGAGCAGCGGGGATGACGGATGGGGATGAAGTGGCCAAGGCCCAGCAGGCAGCCCCAGGGGGTGCGGCCCCAACCATCTTCTCCCGGATCCTGGACCGAAGCCTTCCGGCTGACATTCTGTATGAGGACCAGCAG TGTCTCGTGTTCCGTGATGTGGCCCCTCAGGCTCCTGTGCATTTCCTGGTCATTCCCAAGAAGCCCATTCCTCGGATTAgccaggctgaagaagaagatCAACAG CTTTTAGGACACCTCCTCCTTGTGGCCAAGAAGACAGCAAAGGCTGAGGGCCTGGGAGATGGATACCGACTTG TGATCAACGATGGGAAGATGGGCGCACAGTCAGTATATCACCTGCATATTCATGTACTCGGGGGTCGACAGCTCCTGTGGCCTCCAGGTTGA
- the HINT2 gene encoding adenosine 5'-monophosphoramidase HINT2 isoform X1, whose protein sequence is MKLITTSAQVLLAQTLHRRSTANLLLWMYLTYLQVRGAAGMTDGDEVAKAQQAAPGGAAPTIFSRILDRSLPADILYEDQQCLVFRDVAPQAPVHFLVIPKKPIPRISQAEEEDQQLLGHLLLVAKKTAKAEGLGDGYRLVINDGKMGAQSVYHLHIHVLGGRQLLWPPG, encoded by the exons ATGAAACTAATAACTACCAGCGCTCAGGTTCTACTAGCCCAGACACTACATAGGAGAAGCACTGCCAACTTGCTCCTGTGGATGTATCTGACCTACCTTCAGGTCCGAGGAGCAGCGGGGATGACGGATGGGGATGAAGTGGCCAAGGCCCAGCAGGCAGCCCCAGGGGGTGCGGCCCCAACCATCTTCTCCCGGATCCTGGACCGAAGCCTTCCGGCTGACATTCTGTATGAGGACCAGCAG TGTCTCGTGTTCCGTGATGTGGCCCCTCAGGCTCCTGTGCATTTCCTGGTCATTCCCAAGAAGCCCATTCCTCGGATTAgccaggctgaagaagaagatCAACAG CTTTTAGGACACCTCCTCCTTGTGGCCAAGAAGACAGCAAAGGCTGAGGGCCTGGGAGATGGATACCGACTTG TGATCAACGATGGGAAGATGGGCGCACAGTCAGTATATCACCTGCATATTCATGTACTCGGGGGTCGACAGCTCCTGTGGCCTCCAGGTTGA
- the HINT2 gene encoding adenosine 5'-monophosphoramidase HINT2 isoform X3, which translates to MTDGDEVAKAQQAAPGGAAPTIFSRILDRSLPADILYEDQQCLVFRDVAPQAPVHFLVIPKKPIPRISQAEEEDQQLLGHLLLVAKKTAKAEGLGDGYRLVINDGKMGAQSVYHLHIHVLGGRQLLWPPG; encoded by the exons ATGACGGATGGGGATGAAGTGGCCAAGGCCCAGCAGGCAGCCCCAGGGGGTGCGGCCCCAACCATCTTCTCCCGGATCCTGGACCGAAGCCTTCCGGCTGACATTCTGTATGAGGACCAGCAG TGTCTCGTGTTCCGTGATGTGGCCCCTCAGGCTCCTGTGCATTTCCTGGTCATTCCCAAGAAGCCCATTCCTCGGATTAgccaggctgaagaagaagatCAACAG CTTTTAGGACACCTCCTCCTTGTGGCCAAGAAGACAGCAAAGGCTGAGGGCCTGGGAGATGGATACCGACTTG TGATCAACGATGGGAAGATGGGCGCACAGTCAGTATATCACCTGCATATTCATGTACTCGGGGGTCGACAGCTCCTGTGGCCTCCAGGTTGA